Proteins encoded within one genomic window of Rubripirellula tenax:
- a CDS encoding serine/threonine protein kinase, with the protein MNTTIASDAAPMDADDWLGECLGRLADNGCVDDPAELGSYLPAIDTDTRRILLVELIKLDMAMSAETGRLRRIDAYLSIDPSLLSPDHLPLDLVMEEMQLRKELGESPDVAEYQSRFPKLAALLLPLEQSIAAISSAAMAEVPPEIGIDEQIDDFRILQKLGQGAFAQVYLAQQISMRRLVALKVSFGKGGESESLAQFDHPNIVRVFDQRMLGDSSVHLLYMQFVPGGTLADVVKTLRSFVAAEGRAGVGGWLLLRSVDEQLLEAAQVVPDQSSTRQWIAASPWPQVVAWVGVHLCRALHEAHSQQILHRDVKPANVLLSAEGIPKLADFNVSFSDSEEHAGKVASLGGSLGYMSPEHLRAIIDKDHADQDTIREPADIYSLAVLLWELWQSRRPFQTSAMPLSWSDAAEDQLASRDCAIAVPHCDETAPHAAAERVLEKTLRRALSVEPADRFGDGAEMAGRLRLSLFPQAATLFDPPESSWRAWLSRQSPWVMACLVLLIPHAIAGGLNYQYNMNEVMQTESLKETLRWISWIVNLTYFPLATVFAILQTRSMVRAVDCSRHDQRVDSRDLGNMLELGHRAAIIGGSMWISSGILFPIIFHYLSPDFHVMASLQLFLSSLICGGIGMAYPYFGMAWLATFVFYPHCLRSTMQDTDFDTRAERMVNRSLVYTLIAAFVPLIGSVLMIVIPSSSRWFMLAAVIAGMLGLLVAWFIHHRVVKAWSQMGQVLSTKGTTMPE; encoded by the coding sequence GTGAACACAACAATCGCTTCTGATGCCGCGCCGATGGACGCAGACGATTGGTTGGGCGAGTGCTTGGGACGGCTTGCCGACAACGGGTGTGTCGATGATCCGGCCGAACTCGGTTCGTATTTGCCGGCGATTGACACCGACACGCGTCGCATCTTGCTGGTGGAATTGATCAAGCTCGACATGGCGATGTCCGCGGAAACCGGGCGTCTTCGACGCATCGATGCCTACCTGTCCATCGATCCAAGCTTGCTGTCGCCCGACCATTTGCCGCTGGATTTGGTGATGGAGGAAATGCAGTTGCGAAAGGAGTTGGGCGAGTCGCCGGATGTGGCCGAGTACCAAAGTCGTTTCCCAAAGTTGGCGGCGCTGTTGTTGCCGCTGGAGCAATCCATCGCCGCTATCTCGTCCGCGGCTATGGCGGAAGTGCCGCCGGAGATCGGCATCGACGAACAGATTGACGACTTCCGGATCTTGCAAAAACTCGGTCAGGGTGCTTTTGCCCAGGTCTATTTGGCTCAGCAGATTTCGATGCGACGGCTCGTCGCGCTGAAGGTGTCGTTCGGCAAGGGGGGCGAGTCTGAATCGTTGGCCCAATTCGATCACCCCAACATCGTTCGCGTGTTCGACCAACGCATGCTCGGCGATTCTTCGGTGCACCTTTTGTACATGCAGTTCGTTCCGGGCGGCACGCTTGCCGACGTCGTGAAAACGCTTCGATCGTTCGTCGCCGCGGAAGGTCGGGCGGGCGTGGGCGGATGGTTGCTGTTGCGGTCGGTGGATGAACAATTACTCGAAGCCGCGCAAGTTGTGCCCGATCAATCATCGACGCGCCAGTGGATTGCCGCATCGCCGTGGCCCCAGGTGGTAGCCTGGGTCGGAGTCCATCTTTGTCGCGCCCTCCACGAAGCCCATTCGCAACAGATCTTGCACCGCGACGTCAAGCCGGCCAACGTGTTGTTGTCGGCCGAGGGAATTCCAAAACTTGCTGATTTCAATGTCAGCTTTTCGGATTCGGAAGAACACGCTGGCAAAGTCGCGTCGTTGGGCGGTTCGTTGGGCTATATGTCGCCCGAGCATCTGCGTGCGATCATCGACAAAGACCATGCCGACCAAGACACGATTCGTGAGCCGGCAGATATCTATTCGTTGGCCGTGCTGTTGTGGGAGTTGTGGCAGAGTCGGCGACCGTTTCAAACCAGTGCGATGCCATTGTCGTGGAGCGATGCGGCCGAGGACCAATTGGCGTCGCGAGATTGTGCGATTGCCGTTCCGCATTGCGATGAAACTGCGCCGCACGCAGCGGCGGAACGTGTGCTAGAGAAAACGCTACGCCGCGCGTTGTCGGTCGAACCGGCCGATCGGTTTGGCGACGGCGCCGAAATGGCGGGACGTTTGCGTTTGTCGTTGTTTCCTCAAGCGGCGACGTTGTTCGATCCACCCGAGTCGTCTTGGCGAGCCTGGTTGTCGCGTCAGTCACCGTGGGTGATGGCTTGTTTGGTGCTATTGATCCCTCACGCGATCGCCGGCGGTTTGAATTATCAATACAACATGAACGAAGTCATGCAGACCGAGTCGCTAAAGGAAACGCTTCGATGGATTTCGTGGATCGTGAATCTGACCTATTTTCCGCTGGCGACCGTATTCGCGATCCTGCAAACACGCAGCATGGTGCGCGCCGTTGATTGTTCGCGTCACGATCAACGGGTCGATAGCCGCGACTTGGGAAACATGTTGGAACTGGGGCATCGCGCGGCGATCATCGGCGGTTCGATGTGGATTTCGTCGGGAATTTTGTTCCCGATCATCTTCCATTACCTCAGTCCCGATTTTCATGTGATGGCATCGCTGCAGTTGTTTCTATCGTCGTTGATCTGCGGCGGCATCGGGATGGCGTATCCGTACTTTGGGATGGCATGGTTGGCCACGTTCGTTTTCTATCCGCATTGTTTGCGAAGCACGATGCAGGACACGGACTTTGACACGCGAGCGGAACGGATGGTCAACCGCAGCTTGGTCTATACCTTGATCGCGGCGTTCGTGCCGTTGATCGGTAGCGTGCTGATGA
- a CDS encoding RNA polymerase sigma factor, whose translation MTVNESIHDGDAPDDAIDQSLIDRIKQHDADSLGRYIERHRSGLTGFLRSITTARLLSAVELDDLLQEVATTAVASLDTAPLDQYEPMQWLQQVARRRVVDAHRFHFGAQRRDSRRQQSLHAPAGGGDQEMGLEQMLAASMTSPSAAFSQDVRLNRMQQAIASLGEEQRTVIRMRYVDGLATKQIAEQLEKTDVAIRVLLSRSMRQLEKLLEDVKPTR comes from the coding sequence ATGACTGTGAACGAATCGATCCACGATGGCGATGCCCCCGACGATGCGATCGACCAATCGCTGATCGATCGCATCAAACAACACGATGCCGATTCGCTGGGCCGGTACATCGAACGGCATCGATCGGGTTTGACGGGTTTTCTAAGATCCATCACAACGGCGCGTCTGTTGAGCGCGGTGGAACTGGACGATCTGCTTCAGGAAGTCGCTACGACCGCCGTCGCTAGCTTGGACACCGCGCCGCTGGACCAATACGAACCGATGCAGTGGTTGCAGCAAGTCGCGCGTCGCCGCGTCGTCGATGCCCATCGCTTTCACTTCGGTGCCCAGCGACGTGATTCGCGTCGTCAACAATCGTTGCACGCACCGGCGGGCGGTGGCGATCAAGAAATGGGGCTGGAACAGATGCTGGCCGCAAGCATGACGTCCCCCAGTGCAGCGTTCAGCCAAGACGTTCGGCTGAACCGAATGCAACAAGCCATCGCAAGTCTGGGTGAAGAACAACGAACAGTCATTCGCATGCGTTATGTCGACGGATTGGCAACGAAACAGATCGCCGAACAATTAGAAAAAACCGACGTCGCGATCCGCGTTCTGCTTTCACGAAGCATGCGGCAACTGGAAAAGCTGCTCGAAGACGTCAAGCCGACGCGATAA
- a CDS encoding ABC transporter ATP-binding protein produces the protein MNQTSTPLLELNHLSYHYGKQVAVDSLDLQVAEGSFFGLLGPNGAGKTTSIQCIAGLLSQWSGKMMFRGEPFQPAENVEHRKRIGFVPQDLAIYDDLTAMENLDFFGRLAGLAGAELTAQVDRALELAGLESRAKDRTGAFSGGMKRRLNLAIGQLHQPELLLLDEPTAGVDPQSRAHLFDALTRLNESGMTIVYTTHYMEEAERLCDPIAIMNAGKVIGLGSAKQLAEDVGDPNADLETVFLSLTGRSLRDE, from the coding sequence ATGAATCAAACGTCTACGCCGCTCCTTGAACTGAACCATTTGAGTTACCACTACGGAAAACAGGTCGCGGTCGATTCCTTGGACCTGCAGGTTGCCGAAGGATCGTTCTTTGGACTTCTTGGCCCCAACGGTGCGGGGAAGACGACATCGATTCAGTGCATCGCGGGCCTGCTATCACAGTGGTCGGGCAAGATGATGTTTCGCGGCGAACCGTTCCAACCTGCCGAAAATGTCGAACATCGCAAACGGATCGGCTTTGTTCCTCAGGACCTAGCGATCTACGACGATCTTACCGCGATGGAGAATCTTGACTTCTTCGGCCGATTGGCGGGACTTGCGGGTGCCGAGCTAACGGCACAGGTCGATCGCGCCCTCGAGTTGGCGGGACTGGAAAGCCGCGCCAAAGATCGCACGGGCGCGTTTAGCGGTGGTATGAAACGACGATTGAACCTGGCGATCGGACAACTTCACCAACCCGAACTGCTGTTGCTTGACGAACCAACCGCGGGCGTCGATCCGCAAAGCCGCGCGCACCTGTTCGATGCGCTCACGCGTTTGAACGAATCAGGAATGACGATCGTGTATACGACTCATTACATGGAAGAAGCGGAAAGGTTGTGCGATCCGATCGCGATCATGAACGCCGGCAAGGTGATTGGATTGGGATCTGCGAAACAACTCGCGGAAGACGTTGGCGATCCCAACGCCGACTTGGAAACTGTCTTTTTAAGCCTGACCGGGCGTTCGCTTCGCGACGAATGA
- a CDS encoding ABC transporter permease — translation MNWLRTTWLIARKDLRLYFRDRMALLLGFLLPISLVTVFGFVFGQGNGSDVMPRVSLWIADKDQTDASANLIESLRSSEMLRVMPNVDQKIDVDGITCKVADGDASHVLVIESGFEASVAEGGEQGLRLIRDPGREMEDRLIQLGITQAMFSVRGGDYWSTALRQQFADAGMPDDQLDRFSDQADRMTQIIDGWVSSSETNPLAETDAAQWGFFGESDSIKTEDVAPPSRPKRVTYQLAQSVAGVSVMMLMFGMASCGTTLLTERDEGTLSRLLSSSVPRGTILGGKVTFTFIIGMLQMLVMLLYGELVFRVGVFRDPITLLVISAVWTLAATSLGMLIASFSRTRKQAESMTPIISLTLASLGGCMFPLQLLDLPAPVEMLTKSMVTYWSMSAFQGYFWDAMSLANSKMLFAVAVQLAFATVMMSVASLLFRRNFLRG, via the coding sequence ATGAACTGGCTTCGAACCACTTGGCTGATCGCACGGAAAGACCTTCGGCTGTATTTTCGCGACCGCATGGCGTTGCTGCTCGGCTTTCTATTGCCGATCTCGCTGGTCACGGTATTCGGATTCGTATTCGGCCAGGGCAACGGCAGCGATGTCATGCCCAGGGTTTCGTTGTGGATCGCCGACAAGGATCAAACCGACGCGAGCGCCAACCTGATCGAATCGTTGCGGTCGTCCGAGATGCTGCGTGTGATGCCCAACGTGGACCAAAAAATCGATGTCGATGGGATCACTTGCAAAGTTGCCGACGGCGATGCCAGTCATGTGTTGGTGATCGAATCAGGCTTTGAAGCATCCGTTGCCGAAGGTGGTGAACAGGGCCTCCGGTTGATTCGAGACCCCGGTCGCGAGATGGAAGATCGATTGATTCAGTTGGGAATCACTCAGGCCATGTTTTCGGTTCGCGGAGGTGACTATTGGTCAACGGCGCTGCGACAACAGTTTGCCGATGCGGGGATGCCCGACGATCAACTGGACCGTTTCTCGGATCAAGCCGATCGGATGACTCAGATCATCGACGGCTGGGTCAGCAGCAGTGAAACCAATCCGCTGGCCGAAACCGACGCGGCCCAGTGGGGATTCTTCGGCGAATCGGACTCCATCAAGACCGAGGACGTGGCGCCGCCGAGTCGCCCCAAACGAGTGACGTACCAGCTTGCCCAAAGCGTTGCCGGCGTTTCGGTCATGATGCTGATGTTCGGAATGGCGAGTTGCGGAACGACGCTGTTGACCGAAAGGGACGAAGGAACGCTGTCGCGACTGCTGTCATCCAGCGTCCCGCGAGGAACGATTCTTGGGGGGAAAGTCACGTTCACGTTCATCATCGGCATGTTGCAAATGCTGGTCATGTTGCTGTACGGCGAACTCGTGTTCCGCGTGGGCGTGTTTCGTGATCCGATCACGCTGCTGGTGATTTCGGCCGTTTGGACGTTGGCCGCAACGAGTCTGGGCATGCTGATCGCGTCGTTTTCGCGGACACGAAAGCAAGCCGAATCGATGACCCCGATCATCTCGCTGACGCTGGCGTCGTTGGGCGGATGCATGTTTCCGCTTCAATTGCTTGACCTACCCGCTCCCGTCGAAATGCTGACCAAGAGCATGGTGACCTATTGGTCGATGTCGGCGTTCCAAGGGTACTTTTGGGATGCAATGAGTCTTGCGAATTCCAAGATGCTGTTCGCGGTTGCGGTTCAGTTGGCATTCGCGACTGTGATGATGTCGGTTGCCAGTTTGCTGTTTCGACGCAACTTCCTTCGCGGCTAG
- a CDS encoding solute:sodium symporter family transporter, whose translation MLSVTLISFLFFTGLVAVLTWYFTRNDDHESSSGYFLGGRSLTFPLIAGSLLLTNLSTEQMVGLNGAAFTDGLCVMVWEVVAVIALVLMAWFFLPRFLKSGVSTLPEYLEIRFDHQTQVITNLIFLLAYVGILLPIILYTGATGMMGILDVPSMLGGLAESIDLDPKTLSLWVIVWGVGIIGSIYALFGGLRTVAVSDTLNGIGLLVGGLMITIFALSMLGGDGGMSAGATQLFEEQKERFNSVGGEKSSVPFGAIFSGIFLLNLFYWTTNQQIIQRTFGASSLAEGQKGVLLTGALKLLGPMYLVVPGMIAYSIFAGDDIKPDQAYGLLVNKVLPPYLTGFFAAAMIGAILSSFNSALNSSCTLFSLGLYKNVFNKNADEASVVRSGKVFGWIVAIVAMAIAPLLANTTSIFGYLQKMNGMYFIPIFAVVLVGMVTKRVPAFAAKLALLMGFIVIATGYFVPPFDKIVASLHEFHFLGLVFSWLVIMQLVIGEIWPRETEFVQQDVGAVNMTPWRYAIPVGLVLIVIVISIYATFADFTVLDL comes from the coding sequence ATGCTCTCCGTCACGCTGATCTCCTTTCTATTCTTCACCGGCTTGGTTGCCGTACTGACGTGGTATTTCACGCGAAACGATGATCACGAAAGCAGCAGCGGCTACTTTCTTGGTGGCCGCTCCCTGACCTTTCCGCTGATCGCCGGATCCTTGTTGCTGACCAACTTGTCGACCGAACAAATGGTCGGGCTCAATGGCGCCGCCTTCACAGACGGCTTGTGTGTCATGGTGTGGGAAGTCGTGGCCGTCATCGCGTTGGTGTTGATGGCTTGGTTTTTCCTGCCACGGTTTCTCAAAAGCGGCGTATCGACGCTTCCCGAGTACTTGGAAATTCGCTTCGATCACCAAACCCAAGTCATCACGAACTTGATTTTCTTGTTGGCTTACGTTGGCATCCTATTGCCGATCATTCTGTACACCGGCGCAACGGGGATGATGGGCATCTTGGATGTGCCGTCGATGCTGGGTGGCCTTGCCGAATCGATAGACCTTGATCCTAAGACACTATCACTGTGGGTGATCGTCTGGGGCGTCGGCATCATCGGCTCAATCTACGCGTTGTTCGGCGGATTGCGAACGGTCGCCGTCTCTGACACGCTCAACGGAATCGGCCTGCTGGTCGGCGGACTCATGATCACCATCTTTGCACTTTCGATGTTGGGTGGCGACGGTGGAATGTCGGCCGGTGCGACGCAACTGTTCGAGGAACAGAAAGAGCGATTCAATTCGGTCGGTGGCGAGAAGTCGTCGGTCCCCTTCGGCGCCATTTTCTCTGGCATCTTCCTGCTGAACCTTTTCTACTGGACGACCAACCAACAGATCATCCAACGAACCTTCGGTGCCAGCAGTTTGGCCGAAGGTCAAAAAGGCGTGTTATTGACCGGGGCCCTGAAGTTACTCGGCCCGATGTATCTGGTCGTGCCCGGCATGATCGCGTATAGCATTTTCGCAGGCGACGATATCAAACCGGACCAAGCCTACGGGTTGCTGGTCAACAAAGTGCTTCCGCCGTATCTGACCGGCTTTTTTGCTGCCGCCATGATCGGCGCGATCCTGTCCAGCTTCAACTCGGCACTGAACAGTTCGTGCACGCTGTTCAGTCTGGGCCTCTACAAGAATGTGTTCAACAAAAACGCCGACGAAGCCTCGGTCGTGCGAAGCGGCAAAGTATTCGGATGGATCGTCGCCATCGTTGCGATGGCGATCGCGCCGCTGCTTGCCAACACGACCAGCATCTTCGGCTACCTGCAAAAGATGAACGGGATGTACTTCATTCCGATCTTTGCCGTCGTGCTTGTCGGAATGGTCACCAAACGGGTTCCGGCGTTCGCCGCAAAACTGGCGCTGCTGATGGGATTCATCGTGATCGCGACCGGCTATTTCGTACCACCGTTCGACAAGATCGTTGCCTCACTTCACGAGTTCCATTTCCTCGGACTCGTATTCAGTTGGCTGGTGATCATGCAGTTGGTCATTGGCGAAATTTGGCCACGCGAGACCGAGTTTGTCCAACAAGATGTCGGCGCGGTGAACATGACACCATGGCGTTACGCAATTCCGGTCGGTCTGGTCTTGATCGTGATCGTGATCTCCATCTACGCCACATTCGCCGACTTCACGGTGCTCGATCTCTAG
- a CDS encoding sulfatase: protein MRKRLILSVTLFFAIAVQAIATVEGAEKPNIILFFVDDFGARDLSCYGSSFYDTPNMDRLAAEGMRFSDAYSAYPRCVPSRQGLLSGKYPCRIENESIQSGRHEHHLPLGDVTFGEALKDFGYQTCYIGKWHLGHEGGDPGKQGFDTIVHSGSAGATGSFFHPFSVEKGHSVENPIDSSDGDYLVDRMTDKAVEYVQANKGDPFLMVMAHYAVHTPIEAPDDVTQKYSKKLRKAGVAVGGKRDDADFVIDRQGMTKTIQNNPTYAAMIEKTDDSLGRIMRAVTVAGIEDNTIIILTSDHGGLSTRGLENRRGVATTNAPLRQGKGSIFEGGTRVPLIVKWPGNVAVGTTSSVQVTGTDHYPTMLEMAGAPLRPEQHVDGRSYLRALHGETYQRDAMFWYKWQARPDSTGDTRALSLVEGNFKLIHWIDEDFTELFDLSSDIGEQTNLAGNMPERADAMLKRLLATEQSIGDLREKGRKELQRRLGKRKTDPVGN from the coding sequence ATGCGAAAGCGACTAATCCTCTCGGTGACACTTTTTTTCGCGATTGCGGTGCAGGCAATTGCCACGGTCGAAGGTGCGGAAAAGCCGAACATCATACTGTTCTTCGTCGACGACTTTGGCGCCCGCGATCTCTCCTGTTACGGCAGCTCGTTTTATGACACGCCGAACATGGACCGACTCGCCGCCGAAGGGATGCGATTCTCCGATGCTTACTCCGCCTATCCGCGATGCGTTCCTTCGCGACAGGGATTGTTGTCCGGAAAATATCCCTGCCGAATTGAAAACGAATCGATCCAATCGGGCCGACACGAACATCACCTCCCACTGGGCGACGTCACTTTCGGCGAGGCATTGAAGGACTTTGGTTACCAAACGTGCTACATCGGCAAGTGGCACCTGGGGCACGAAGGCGGTGATCCGGGAAAACAAGGATTCGACACGATCGTTCACTCCGGATCGGCGGGCGCAACCGGAAGCTTCTTTCATCCCTTTTCGGTGGAAAAAGGGCACTCCGTCGAGAATCCGATCGACAGCAGTGACGGCGATTATCTGGTCGATCGGATGACCGACAAGGCGGTCGAATATGTCCAGGCGAATAAGGGCGATCCGTTCCTGATGGTTATGGCGCACTATGCCGTTCATACGCCGATCGAAGCCCCCGACGACGTCACGCAAAAGTACAGCAAGAAGCTGCGAAAGGCCGGCGTCGCGGTGGGCGGAAAGCGAGACGACGCCGACTTTGTCATCGATCGACAAGGCATGACCAAGACGATCCAAAACAATCCGACCTACGCGGCGATGATTGAGAAGACGGACGATTCGTTGGGCCGAATCATGCGTGCGGTCACCGTCGCAGGCATCGAAGACAACACGATCATCATCCTGACATCGGATCACGGCGGACTGTCGACACGCGGTCTCGAAAATCGTCGTGGCGTTGCCACAACCAACGCACCCTTGCGACAAGGCAAGGGATCAATCTTTGAAGGCGGAACGCGGGTTCCGTTGATCGTGAAGTGGCCCGGCAATGTTGCCGTCGGGACAACGTCTTCCGTTCAAGTCACCGGCACCGACCACTATCCCACCATGCTTGAAATGGCCGGCGCACCGCTGCGCCCCGAGCAACATGTTGACGGTCGCAGCTACCTTCGAGCCCTTCATGGCGAAACCTACCAGCGTGATGCAATGTTCTGGTACAAGTGGCAGGCTCGCCCCGACAGCACCGGCGACACGCGTGCACTTTCGCTAGTCGAAGGCAACTTCAAACTGATTCATTGGATCGACGAAGACTTCACCGAGTTGTTCGACCTAAGCAGCGACATCGGCGAGCAAACCAACTTGGCAGGCAACATGCCCGAGCGCGCCGATGCCATGCTGAAGCGACTGCTCGCGACCGAACAATCGATCGGCGACCTGAGAGAAAAAGGCCGCAAAGAGCTGCAGCGCAGACTTGGCAAACGCAAAACGGATCCCGTCGGCAACTAG